The stretch of DNA CGGAAATCGCAAAGGCACTATATAATTAATATTAGCCGATGCTAAAATGGCACCATCATTTTTCCAATCCCACTGGCATGCTTCGTGAAAATAATATACCCGAGCTTGTTCAAAATAAGTAAGGTAAACCGCATTGTTTATATGGTGCATTTCATCCATATCGCTCCAACGTGTTTCTACACTTTTTCTAAATCGGAAGCTTTTCAACAACTCTTCTAATGGAATACTTTTATCGAATTTCATAAATACAGTATTTACTATGTTGAAACAAAGGTAAGATTATACTAAAAAAAGATGCTTGCTGCATCCATATCCTTAGCAATGATTAAGAAAAGAAACTAAAGAAACTTTACTACAAGTATCGGAATGGCATATAGAATAGATGCCAGCATTACTGCACGTGCTGCCACATAGTAATTGCGCGATATAAATAAAAAAAATACAAACAAGTTCATTACCACACCTAAACTAAGCATGGGCGAAAAAATAGGAGGCATGAACACAAACTTCATATAGTTGGTAAATGGCATGTAACTAAATTTGGCAACATAAAACAATACAACACCCAGCCATGGCGCTACAATACCCGGTATAAATCCTGTAATAAATTTATCGTAGCGATAAATAGTAACCGGCTCGCTCAGTATTTTCTTCAACATGTTCAAATATCAATTCTTCCGCAAAATTAGTGTAATTAAAAACAGCAGATGCAAAATTTAGCAAAGCTACCTCACTAATACATTTCTAATGATGGCACTTCCGCTCTTATCCTTTTCACGTAGCCTGAATAGTGCTTCAAATTGTTCCTGAAGGGCAGATTCCACTTTTCCTTTTATTGTTTGCTGCGCAGCATCGTCTTCAAACTTACTTTTAAGGTGTTTGGTTGAAATTCGTTTGCCAAAACTAAAATACAACTTCACCGGCTTAGGTATTACGGTAGGTCCCCAACCTTTTACTAATGGAGGAAACAAATCGCCTCCTTTAAAAACGCTATCTGCTATTCCTGTGAACTTCAAAAATTTTCCGAAGCCTGTTTCGCTTAAAATTTCGTTGGCGTCTTTGGTGATGGTGTAGGCTTCTTCTGCACCTACTGCTGCCACCGGAATGATATCGTAACCATATTGCATTGCCATACGCACAAAACCATTTCTATCGCTCCATTTTAAAATATACTCTTCTCCTTTTTTCTTGCATATTTCTCGTGTGCCACCCGGAAAAACCAACATGCTTTCTTTACGCATCATTAGTGCAGCACAATTTTCGCGACTGGCTTTTACAACGCCCAAACGTTCTGTAATTAAATTGCGCCAAAAAGGAATTTTAAAATGGTTATTATCTGCCAAAGAGCGTAGTATTATTCCTTTCTTTAAATACAATTCTATCCCAAACGGATAGCCATCTAATACGCCTAAAATGGTATGATTGCTCACAAACATTGCCGGTTTAGACACATCTAATTTTTCGAGACCGTAAAAATTGGGCGCAAACCAAAGTTTGAATGGGCGAATAAAATTTCGCGCAAATGTTTTTGAAGGTGGATTAAAATCGAACTTCGATAAATCCGGTACTTTTTTTACTCTGCTCATAGCACTTCATAAATAGATGTGCTGCTAATGTTCAAACAAAAAGTTGAATTGCCAAGCTGCAATGACTGTATTACTTTTTAATTTCCACTACTTTGCCACATTCTAGCATAGAAGCGCCATAATAAGGATTGCGGATTTCCTTTTCTGTGCTGAGCCAATAGGCTTTTTTCATGGGGCAGTATTGGTAAAAAACCTCTTCCTTAACTGCGGTATTGCCTTTTACAAAAGCCCACATGAGCGTAGAAACATCTGTAAATGCAATTCTTTGCTTTTCTATGTTCTTTGCTGCCACCAGTTTGTTTACAGCATTTTGCAAGTTCTCTTTTTGAGCAAATGCCGTGCTTTCTTGAATGCTCTTTTGCAATGCAGTAGCGGCCTCTGCCGCAACTTTGCCTTCGCCATTTACCAGTGCATTTTTCACTTTAATGTAGTTACTTAAAAGTGGTGTTGCGTTTTGAGCTATTGCAGAGAATGTCAGCAACGTTACTACGCATACAAACAATATTTTTTTCATAGCTGTATTTTAGTTGTTTACTAATTCTATTTTAAATCCTGCTTTTTGAACCGTTTCAATAACTTCTGTTGCAGTAATGCCATTCGTTTTTACGGTAAGTATTTTATCTTTATTAGCCGTATCTACTTTCCATTCGCAGATACCGGCTGCGTTATCTAAATGTGGTTTTACAGACGATATACAACCTCCACAATTGATATTGGTTTTAAACTGAAATTCTTTAGTGTTTTCCATATTTTAATACTGTTTTCTTTTTTGAAAATTTACAAAGCAAAAATGGCAATTACTTGGCTGTGCTCTTTACACTTTTCTTTGTTTGGTTTGCAACTTTTACAGATTTAGGATTTCCATTTTAAACGCAAACTGTTGCTTACCACGCTAACGCTGCTCAGCGCCATTGCTGCGCCTGCAATCATTGGATTTAATAAAAAACCATTGATGGGATAAAGTATGCCTGCTGCCACCGGAATGCCTATAACATTGTAAACAAATGCCCAAAAAAGGTTTTGCTTAATGGTAGCAACTGTTTGCTGCGAAAGTTTTATTGCCTGTGGTATTTTTGTAAGTTCCGATGAAATAATGGTCATTTTAGCAACATCCATTGCAATATCGCTGCCTTTACCCATAGCAATACTCACATCTGCCACTGCTAAAGCTGTGCTATCGTTTATGCCATCGCCTACCATTGCCACTACTTTTTGTTGCTGCTGTAATTGTTTAATAAAATCGGCTTTTTGCTGCGGCAACATTTCTGCTTTGTAATGCTTAATACCTGTTTGTGCTGCAATAGCACTTGCTGTGGTTTCGCTATCGCCTGTGAGCATATAAAGCTCTATACCCATTTGCTGCAATTGCGTAATTGCTGCATGCGATGATTCTTTTACTTTATCGGCAATGGCAATAATGGCTAAGGCTTCAATACTATTTGCAAAAAACACCACCGTTTTAGCTGCTGCACTCCAATCACTAAACTGCTGTTGCAACTCTTGAGATATGGCAATATTGTTTTCGAGCAGTAGTTTCTTATTACCCACAAAATATGCTTGCTCATTACAGATTGCTTTTACCCCTTTTCCTGTTATGCTTTCGAAGTACGACAAAGGTACTTCTTGCAAATGCTCTAAGTGCTTGGCAACTGCTGCTGCCAGTGGATGCTCCGATTGCTTTTCAATACTCAATAAAATACTCTTTTCTGTTGGGTGATGATGCAACCATTTTTCATCTGTAACTTGAGGACGACCTTCGGTAATGGTCCCTGTTTTATCCAGCACTACCGCATTTATCTTTTTGGCAACTTCTAAGCTCTCTGCATCTTTAATTAAGATTCCATGCTCCGCACCTTTTCCTACGCCTACCATAATAGCGGTTGGTGTAGCCAAACCCAATGCACAAGGACACGCAATTACCAGTACCGAAACTGCAGACAAGAGTCCTTGCGCCCAGCTATTTTCTCCGCCCAACACAATCCATGCTACAAAAGACACTAATGCCACCAACATTACTACCGGCACAAAAATGGAGGCAATTTTATCTACCAATTTCTGTACGGGCGCTTTACTGCCTTGTGCATCTTGCACGGCTTTAATTATCTGCGCCAGCATGGTGTCTCGCCCCACCTTTACTGCCTTAAAACGAAAACTTCCCCTTTGGTTTATTGCTCCTGCAAATACCTCATCGCCCTTCTGTTTGAGTATCGGCAGCGGCTCTCCATTCAGCATACTTTCATCTACATACGAACTACCTTCTAAAACAATCCCATCTACCGCTATTTTTTCGCCCGGCTTTACAAGTATTGTATTTCCTGCCTCCACAGCACTAATGGGCACTTGCTGCTCTTCGCCACTGGCATGCAACAATACTACTGTTTTAGGTTGTAAACCCATAAGCTTTTTTATGGCAGATGAAGTATGGTTCTTTGCTTTTTCTTCGAGCAATTTTCCTAACAAAATAAATGCAATAATTACTGCTGCGGCTTCAAAATACACATGTGCGTGTAAGCCTTTGGTATGCCAAAATTTTTCGAAAAACATATTGAATACACTAAACAAATATGCAATACCAGTGCTCAGTGCTACCAATGTATCCATATTGGCGGAATGGTGCTTTGCCTGTTTCCATGCATTCACAAAAAAACCTTTGCCCAACCAAAAAACTACGGGAGTTGATAACAACCACATGAGAATATTGGCATAAGGCATATCCATAAAAAACATACCAATTATTGCTACAGGAAGTGCCAATAAAATTGCAAGAACTGTATGCTTCTTTAGTGTACTTATCTTGGCATCATGTATAGCCTCTAAGGTTTCTGCTTGTGCTTGCTCATTTTCTACTAGCAAATCATAACCTGCATTTTGCACTATCTTTTGCAACTGCGCGGCATCTAACATTGATGGCAAGTATTCCACGGTAAGATTTCCCGAAGCAAAATTTACCGAAGCATGCACCACGCCTGCTGCATGTATTACGGCACTTTCTGCACTCCCTGCACACGAAGCGCACGACATTCCTAAAACAGGAAAAGTACTCTTTACGGTAGTAACGCCATAGCCAATTTCTCTGATAGCTTTAATTGCGCTCAATACGCCTTCGCTATTGCTAACCTCAATTACAGCTCTGCGATTATTCAACTCTATTTTACTGCTCGAAATTCCTGCTACGCCTGCTAACTCCTTATCTATAATTAGAGCACAGTGTTCGCTTTCTACACCTTCTAATGGAAGGTAAACTATAGTATTTTTAGTGCTGGTTTCCATAATAAACAAAATGCTTACGCTGCGCAAAATTGCCTACAATACCAACTAAAAAGTTACAGATTTTTAGAATTGAATTGTAAGATTTACACTTGGTCTAAAGGTTTGCGCTTATCGGCCTTTATCTGCTTAAAATGGCTTGGAGTAAGCCCCGTTACCTTCTTAAATTGATTACTTAAATAGGCTACACTCGAATAATTGAGCTGGTATGCAATTTCGCTGAGCGATAATTCATCGTACACCAATAATTCTTTTACCCGCTCAATCTTTTGAGCAATAAAATACTTCTCGATGGTAGTACCTTCTACCTCAGAAAATAAATTCGATAAATAATTGTAATCGTGATGCAGTTCTTGTTTTAGCACATCCGATAAATTAGTTTTTGTGTCATTATCTTGGTGATGAACCAACTCTATAATTACATTTTTAATTCGCTCAATAATGCGGCTCTTTCTATCATCAATCAATTCAAAACCTAACGCTACTAAAAATTGCTCTAGCTCCTTTTTCCCCTTTTCGTCAATATTATTTACCAACGTAACTTCGCCCAACTTAATATTTTTTACATCCCAGCCGAGTTTTTCTATAGCCTGCTGCACTACCATAATACAACGATTGCAAACCATATTCTTAATAAACAGTGTACTCATACGCGCTATTTACTTCAAAGGTAAAAATTGAAGATGCTATTGCATTGATGAATGAAAAGACGCAGTTTAATTTCACACATTTTGCACACTTGCGCCTACAAAATGTTGGCTTATGAAATTTTAAATACTTTCTTACGTCATAAATTCATCTTTGCAGTGCTTTATGAATAACTTTTTAAAAATACTATCGAAATATCCGGCAGTTACATTGCGTTTTCTTTTCTCATTGGTTTTTATAGGGATTGGGCTAGCAATTATTTATGTACCATCTATAACCAATGGAGCCGACACCAATACCAGAGTGCTTTTTGGCGCACTTATGCTCATTTATGGCAGCTACCGTTTTCTTACATTCTGGTGGGAATATCAAAAGGCAAAAAAAGGAGAACTTTTATGATGAAACATTTCAAAATTCTTTTGCTGGCATCCTCCATTGCGCTTACAACCAACGCCTGTAAAGACGGTGGTAAGATTAAATACTACCCAACACTCGAAGAACAAAACAGAGGCACATTGAATATTTACTGCGATGAAAGCCTGCAAAGCATTGTGCAACAGCAAGCAGAAATATTTGAACTCAACTTTCCAGAAGCAAAGGTGAATCCAATATTTTTAAATGAAAGAGCGCTGCTTGAAAAACTCTTAAACGGAAGTGCCAGAACAGCACTGCTCACCAGAAAATTAAGTGCGGTAGAACTGCAACAAATTGCTAAAGTAGATTCTATAAAAGGTCGCGAACATTATATTGCGAAGAGCGCCTTGGTACCCATAACCAATAAAAGCGCTTTTAAACAAATTTCAAACAATGAATTAAAAGCACTCTTTACAAACGGCACACAACCCATTGTAATAGAAGGCAAACAAAGCGACCGATTAAAA from Chitinophagales bacterium encodes:
- a CDS encoding acyl-CoA thioesterase, encoding MKFDKSIPLEELLKSFRFRKSVETRWSDMDEMHHINNAVYLTYFEQARVYYFHEACQWDWKNDGAILASANINYIVPLRFPEAAYIYVRTARLGTKSIDLEYAIVRENEDGSQTLMNVGNTTMVAFDYKTQKSIPLPEYIKERLLAYEPMLKDN
- a CDS encoding acyltransferase family protein — translated: MSRVKKVPDLSKFDFNPPSKTFARNFIRPFKLWFAPNFYGLEKLDVSKPAMFVSNHTILGVLDGYPFGIELYLKKGIILRSLADNNHFKIPFWRNLITERLGVVKASRENCAALMMRKESMLVFPGGTREICKKKGEEYILKWSDRNGFVRMAMQYGYDIIPVAAVGAEEAYTITKDANEILSETGFGKFLKFTGIADSVFKGGDLFPPLVKGWGPTVIPKPVKLYFSFGKRISTKHLKSKFEDDAAQQTIKGKVESALQEQFEALFRLREKDKSGSAIIRNVLVR
- a CDS encoding DUF3347 domain-containing protein, whose product is MKKILFVCVVTLLTFSAIAQNATPLLSNYIKVKNALVNGEGKVAAEAATALQKSIQESTAFAQKENLQNAVNKLVAAKNIEKQRIAFTDVSTLMWAFVKGNTAVKEEVFYQYCPMKKAYWLSTEKEIRNPYYGASMLECGKVVEIKK
- a CDS encoding heavy-metal-associated domain-containing protein — encoded protein: MENTKEFQFKTNINCGGCISSVKPHLDNAAGICEWKVDTANKDKILTVKTNGITATEVIETVQKAGFKIELVNN
- a CDS encoding copper-translocating P-type ATPase, encoding METSTKNTIVYLPLEGVESEHCALIIDKELAGVAGISSSKIELNNRRAVIEVSNSEGVLSAIKAIREIGYGVTTVKSTFPVLGMSCASCAGSAESAVIHAAGVVHASVNFASGNLTVEYLPSMLDAAQLQKIVQNAGYDLLVENEQAQAETLEAIHDAKISTLKKHTVLAILLALPVAIIGMFFMDMPYANILMWLLSTPVVFWLGKGFFVNAWKQAKHHSANMDTLVALSTGIAYLFSVFNMFFEKFWHTKGLHAHVYFEAAAVIIAFILLGKLLEEKAKNHTSSAIKKLMGLQPKTVVLLHASGEEQQVPISAVEAGNTILVKPGEKIAVDGIVLEGSSYVDESMLNGEPLPILKQKGDEVFAGAINQRGSFRFKAVKVGRDTMLAQIIKAVQDAQGSKAPVQKLVDKIASIFVPVVMLVALVSFVAWIVLGGENSWAQGLLSAVSVLVIACPCALGLATPTAIMVGVGKGAEHGILIKDAESLEVAKKINAVVLDKTGTITEGRPQVTDEKWLHHHPTEKSILLSIEKQSEHPLAAAVAKHLEHLQEVPLSYFESITGKGVKAICNEQAYFVGNKKLLLENNIAISQELQQQFSDWSAAAKTVVFFANSIEALAIIAIADKVKESSHAAITQLQQMGIELYMLTGDSETTASAIAAQTGIKHYKAEMLPQQKADFIKQLQQQQKVVAMVGDGINDSTALAVADVSIAMGKGSDIAMDVAKMTIISSELTKIPQAIKLSQQTVATIKQNLFWAFVYNVIGIPVAAGILYPINGFLLNPMIAGAAMALSSVSVVSNSLRLKWKS
- a CDS encoding helix-turn-helix transcriptional regulator translates to MSTLFIKNMVCNRCIMVVQQAIEKLGWDVKNIKLGEVTLVNNIDEKGKKELEQFLVALGFELIDDRKSRIIERIKNVIIELVHHQDNDTKTNLSDVLKQELHHDYNYLSNLFSEVEGTTIEKYFIAQKIERVKELLVYDELSLSEIAYQLNYSSVAYLSNQFKKVTGLTPSHFKQIKADKRKPLDQV
- a CDS encoding substrate-binding domain-containing protein → MMKHFKILLLASSIALTTNACKDGGKIKYYPTLEEQNRGTLNIYCDESLQSIVQQQAEIFELNFPEAKVNPIFLNERALLEKLLNGSARTALLTRKLSAVELQQIAKVDSIKGREHYIAKSALVPITNKSAFKQISNNELKALFTNGTQPIVIEGKQSDRLKAVASALGIAKFSSNIFAVNGVDSVLQYIEANPNAIGLIDYAHISDEFSAKAQNIFNKISLLKIATHCHDTLQVVSANPNDIFTDCYPLVTPLNYVVTDYKNKLSLGFVNFMVKSKASRVFLHAGYIPAVMPQREVVIDTTSDIATKQYIN